One part of the Eubalaena glacialis isolate mEubGla1 chromosome 19, mEubGla1.1.hap2.+ XY, whole genome shotgun sequence genome encodes these proteins:
- the LOC133080780 gene encoding transcription factor Sp6-like produces the protein MIPIRDKVMKGSRDIRWAPAQLKSMRERFLVQLPARDLPQLHNHGVHRSSSLDPSGTPGYAQMHTFPGCSNAWCTDLESDSPLAPGPSSKLLQPDVSHHYESWFRPTRPGTEEGSWWDLHPGTSWMDLPHTQGALTSPGHPGALQAGLGGYVGDHQLCAQPPHPHPHPHHLLPAAGGQHLLGPPDGAKALEAAAPESQGLDTSLDGAARPKGSRRSAPRSSGQTVCRCPNCLEAERLGAPCGPDGGKKKHLHNCHIPGCGKAYAKTSHLKAHLRWHSGDRPFVCNWLFCGKRFTRSDELQRRLQTHTGTKKFPCAVCSRIFMRSDHLAKHMKTHEGAKEEAAGAAAGEGKAGGAEPPGGKGKREAEGSAAPCS, from the exons ATGATCCCTATCAGGGACAAGGTGATGAAAGGCAGCCGAGATATCCGATGGGCTCCCGCCCAGCTGAAAAGCATGAGGGAAAGGTTCCTAGTGCAACTCCCAGCTAGAGACCTGCCGCAGTTACACAACCACGGTGTGCACAGAAGTTCCTCACTGGACCCATCGGGCACCCCCGGATATGCACAAATGCACACTTTCCCAGGCTGCTCAAACGCCTGGTGCACA GACCTGGAAAGCGACAGTCCCTTGGCCCCGGGACCCTCTTCCAAGCTCCTGCAGCCGGACGTGTCACACCATTACGAATCGTGGTTCCGGCCGACACGCCCAGGCACCGAGGAGGGCTCGTGGTGGGACCTTCATCCGGGTACCAGCTGGATGGACCTCCCCCACACTCAGGGCGCGCTGACCTCACCTGGCCACCCCGGGGCGCTTCAGGCTGGCTTGGGGGGCTACGTCGGAGACCACCAGCTTTGTGCCCAGCCGCCCCACCCACACCCGCACCcgcaccacctcctcccagccgccGGAGGGCAGCACCTCCTCGGGCCTCCCGACGGGGCGAAGGCCTTGGAAGCAGCCGCCCCGGAATCCCAGGGGCTGGATACCAGTCTGGATGGGGCGGCCCGGCCCAAAGGCTCCCGGCGGTCAGCGCCCCGCAGCTCAGGCCAGACCGTGTGCCGCTGCCCCAACTGCCTGGAGGCGGAGCGACTGGGGGCTCCGTGCGGGCCCGATGGGGGCAAGAAGAAGCATTTGCACAATTGCCACATCCCGGGCTGTGGGAAAGCCTACGCCAAGACATCGCACCTGAAGGCACACTTGCGCTGGCACAGCGGCGACCGCCCCTTCGTGTGCAACTGGCTCTTCTGCGGCAAGCGCTTCACGCGCTCCGACGAGCTGCAGCGCCGCCTCCAGACCCACACCGGCACCAAGAAGTTCCCCTGCGCAGTCTGCAGCCGAATCTTCATGCGCAGCGACCACCTGGCCAAACACATGAAAACCCACGAGGGCGCCAAAGAGGAGGctgccggggcggcggcgggagaGGGCAAGGCCGGCGGAGCGGAGCCCCCCGGGGGCAAAGGCAAGCGCGAGGCCGAGGGCAGCGCGGCTCCCTGCAGCTGA
- the LOC133080785 gene encoding transcription factor Sp6-like: MDLPHTQGALTSPGHPGALQAGLGGYVGDHQLCAQPPHPHPHPHHLLPAAGGQHLLGPPDGAKALEAAAPESQGLDTSLDGAARPKGSRRSAPRSSGQTVCRCPNCLEAERLGAPCGPDGGKKKHLHNCHIPGCGKAYAKTSHLKAHLRWHSGDRPFVCNWLFCGKRFTRSDELQRRLQTHTGTKKFPCAVCSRIFMRSDHLAKHMKTHEGAKEEAAGAAAGEGKAGGAEPPGGKGKREAEGSAAPCS; the protein is encoded by the coding sequence ATGGACCTCCCCCACACTCAGGGCGCGCTGACCTCACCTGGCCACCCCGGGGCGCTTCAGGCTGGCTTGGGGGGCTACGTCGGAGACCACCAGCTTTGTGCCCAGCCGCCCCACCCACACCCGCACCcgcaccacctcctcccagccgccGGAGGGCAGCACCTCCTCGGGCCTCCCGACGGGGCGAAGGCCTTGGAAGCAGCCGCCCCGGAATCCCAGGGGCTGGATACCAGTCTGGATGGGGCGGCCCGGCCCAAAGGCTCCCGGCGGTCAGCGCCCCGCAGCTCAGGCCAGACCGTGTGCCGCTGCCCCAACTGCCTGGAGGCGGAGCGACTGGGGGCTCCGTGCGGGCCCGATGGGGGCAAGAAGAAGCATTTGCACAATTGCCACATCCCGGGCTGTGGGAAAGCCTACGCCAAGACATCGCACCTGAAGGCACACTTGCGCTGGCACAGCGGCGACCGCCCCTTCGTGTGCAACTGGCTCTTCTGCGGCAAGCGCTTCACGCGCTCCGACGAGCTGCAGCGCCGCCTCCAGACCCACACCGGCACCAAGAAGTTCCCCTGCGCAGTCTGCAGCCGAATCTTCATGCGCAGCGACCACCTGGCCAAACACATGAAAACCCACGAGGGCGCCAAAGAGGAGGctgccggggcggcggcgggagaGGGCAAGGCCGGCGGAGCGGAGCCCCCCGGGGGCAAAGGCAAGCGCGAGGCCGAGGGCAGCGCGGCTCCCTGCAGCTGA
- the LOC133080781 gene encoding transcription factor Sp6-like, which translates to MTSNGNLPTPTPSCSRTCHTITNRGSGRHAQAPRRARGGTFIRVPAGWTSPHTQGALTSPGHPGALQAGLGGYVGDHQLCAQPPHPHPHPHHLLPAAGGQHLLGPPDGAKALEAAAPESQGLDTSLDGAARPKGSRRSAPRSSGQTVCRCPNCLEAERLGAPCGPDGGKKKHLHNCHIPGCGKAYAKTSHLKAHLRWHSGDRPFVCNWLFCGKRFTRSDELQRRLQTHTGTKKFPCAVCSRVFMRSDHLAKHMKTHEGAKEEAAGAAAGEGKAGGAEPPGGKGKREAEGSAAPCS; encoded by the exons ATGACGTCCAATGGCAACCTCCCGACCCCCACCCC CTCCTGCAGCCGGACGTGTCACACCATTACGAATCGTGGTTCCGGCCGACACGCCCAGGCACCGAGGAGGGCTCGTGGTGGGACCTTCATCCGGGTACCAGCTGGATGGACCTCCCCCCACACTCAGGGCGCGCTGACCTCACCTGGCCACCCCGGGGCGCTTCAGGCTGGCTTGGGGGGCTACGTCGGAGACCACCAGCTTTGTGCCCAGCCGCCCCACCCACACCCGCACCcgcaccacctcctcccagccgccGGAGGGCAGCACCTCCTCGGGCCTCCCGACGGGGCGAAGGCCTTGGAAGCAGCCGCCCCGGAATCCCAGGGGCTGGATACCAGTCTGGATGGGGCGGCCCGGCCCAAAGGCTCCCGGCGGTCAGCGCCCCGCAGCTCAGGCCAGACCGTGTGCCGCTGCCCCAACTGCCTGGAGGCGGAGCGACTGGGGGCTCCGTGCGGGCCCGATGGGGGCAAGAAGAAGCATTTGCACAATTGCCACATCCCGGGCTGTGGGAAAGCCTACGCCAAGACATCGCACCTGAAGGCACACTTGCGCTGGCACAGCGGCGACCGCCCCTTCGTGTGCAACTGGCTCTTCTGCGGCAAGCGCTTCACGCGCTCCGACGAGCTGCAGCGCCGCCTCCAGACCCACACCGGCACCAAGAAGTTCCCCTGCGCAGTCTGCAGCCGAGTCTTCATGCGCAGCGACCACCTGGCCAAACACATGAAAACCCACGAGGGCGCCAAAGAGGAGGctgccggggcggcggcgggagaGGGCAAGGCCGGCGGAGCGGAGCCCCCCGGGGGCAAAGGCAAGCGCGAGGCCGAGGGCAGCGCGGCTCCCTGCAGCTGA